TAACTGATCTTCAATCGAATTTCTATGCATAAAATTGAGATCATTAAGCATATATAACCGATTATGGTTGATGACATAGCATCATTATATGTTCATTGACAAAAGGAAATATCACTACAAATTCCCATAGAAGCAATCAGAACATTTTGAATCACTAACAGTGGCatatggattaaaaaaaaaaaaaaatcaaaaatgctAATTAGGCTTATGACTTCAAAGGTGAGTGAACTGGGAGAGATCAAAATAGTATCCTCCTCATGCGTGTGAGAGCCTCTAAAGATGGTGAATGATTCGTGTCATCGTCAATAAGCTGCCGAAACAGATGAAGGTCAAGATCCAACTCCTGGAAACCGGTCTGCCACCTCGGCTCATATCTGTTATCGAAGTGTCATCCGCTACTCGACCATTGTTCTCTCCTCCCTTACTGCACACCATCATCATGAGAGTATTGTTGAGTTACATAACAATACAGAACAAAATGAGATCAGTTATAGAGAGATGTGAATCATCAGTGACCAAAGGCAACACAGAGACATCAtccatttcatttattttaaacaatctaaGAACCAAATACAATTCAAATCACCAAATTGCTCAAGATAGTTTGAAATTGATTACCTCGAAGGGTATTTGCAAGTTCCCTGAcctgaaaacacacacacacacacaaatgtATCAAATCTGAATCTAAAACTCGAATTTCAAAAACGAGAGATCATCATTATATAACCCTGATTCCACACTTTGacactaaaaatatattagaagaaAGGCTTTTAAACTTACTGGGATTGACTGAAGTAAGAGCAGCGTTATTGTTGAAATTGCAAGCCTCATCAGCCTCACCGTTCTTCAGATAGTAATTATTGAAAACGAACGACGCCATTTTCTGAACATCCGTCGGGTCGTTACAAGGTCCACCTTGCTGAATCGGACCACAATCGGCACCGCCTTGACCACAAGCCCACTCAATCGCAGTCTGTAGCGAAGAATCTTCCGCGTTGTTCTTCGCTACGCACCATAACTCCACTTGCAACACTTGACCTCCGATCTGCGCAGTCGCAACCACCATTAACATCGCCGCCGTCGCAGCGACTAAAGAGAAGCAAGAGACAGTCATAACGAGTATCGCGAAGAAGGTTTTTgggggtttctttttttttgccgtaACCGCTGATTTGAGCAGTGAGCACTTAGAGAGTTACCGTTAAAGGTAtcggagaagatgaaagagagagagagagagatctaacAGTGACGAATCTGAAGAGTCTCAATAATTTTGGTGTTTATTTGGATTTAAGCGTTTAGTTGGGTTGGGCCTTTAATTCGGCCCATGAAAGGAGGTAAGTGAGAGACATTAATACCGGCGAATGGAAATTAAGTGCTCGGATTGATGATGTGActtttttttgattggttgatttaGTTgagaaaggtttttttttcttcttcttaatgtCATCGTCGCGACCGTGTAATTGACTGACTCTCAAGTTTAAGTATTTCCGAGGAAAGAATCAGCTCTTCTCTATGGCTTCTTCTCCGTCAGATCCAGATGCTCTTTCTGGGAACCCTAGTTTAATTGAGAAACCGAGTTTAGTAGTAGTAGGTGAGCAAGGAAGTGTTTCGTTGGAGAATGCGAATCCCGTCGCCGACAAAGCCCTAAANNNNNNNNNNNNNNNNNNNNNNNNNNNNNNNNNNNNNNNNNNNNNNNNNNNNNNNNNNNNNNNNNNNNNNNNNNNNNNNNNNNNNNNNNNNNNNNNNNNNNNNNNNNNNNNNNNNNNNNNNNNNNNNNNNNNNNNNNNNNNNNNNNNNNNNNNNNNNNNNNNNNNNNNNNNNNNNNNNNNNNNNNNNNNNNNNNNNNNNNNNNNNNNNNNNNNNNNNNNNNNNNNNNNNNNNNNNNNNNNNNNNNNNNNNNNNNNNNNNNNNNNNNNNNNNNNNNNNNNNNNNNNNNNNNNNNNNNNNNNNNNNNNNNNNNNNNNNNNNNNNNNNNNNNNNNNNNNNNNNNNNNNNNNNNNNNNNNNNNNNNNNNNNNNNNNNNNNNNNNNNNNNNNNNNNNNNNNNNNNNNNNNNNNNNNNNNNNNNNNNNNNNNNNNNNNNNNNNNNNNNNNNNNNNNNNNNNNNNNNNNNNNNNNNNNNNNNNNNNNNNNNNNNNNNNNNNNNNNNNNNNNNNNNNNNNNNNNNNNNNNNNNNNNNNNNNNNNNNNNNNNNNNNNNNNNNNNNNNNNNNNNNNNNNNNNNNNNNNNNNNNNNNNNNNNNNNNN
The Camelina sativa cultivar DH55 chromosome 6, Cs, whole genome shotgun sequence genome window above contains:
- the LOC104792105 gene encoding PLASMODESMATA CALLOSE-BINDING PROTEIN 5-like, yielding MTVSCFSLVAATAAMLMVVATAQIGGQVLQVELWCVAKNNAEDSSLQTAIEWACGQGGADCGPIQQGGPCNDPTDVQKMASFVFNNYYLKNGEADEACNFNNNAALTSVNPSQGTCKYPSSKGGENNGRVADDTSITDMSRGGRPVSRSWILTFICFGSLLTMTRIIHHL